A portion of the Oscillatoria salina IIICB1 genome contains these proteins:
- a CDS encoding phosphatidate cytidylyltransferase — MPWSRILSGIIAIALALGMIIVGGWYFTLGFGVIVFLGQLEYFRMVRAKGIAPAAKITMFVSQILLITAAIVPSLTDAVFPVAGTFICFYLLFQPKLSTIADISTSILGLFYGGWLPSYWVRLRVGLSGSPSTLIASNTTEIASNNFLLNSYWPPDWTNFSTFPQALTVTLLAFGCIWAADIGAYAMGKFFGRTRLSEISPKKTVEGAIFGILGSIIVAELGAWYLNWNSWQLSGILLGLLIGIASLLGDLTESMMKRDAGLKDSGQLIPGHGGILDRTDSYVFTAPLVYYFITLFLPLLPQTL; from the coding sequence ATGCCTTGGTCTCGTATTCTCAGTGGAATAATCGCGATCGCCCTAGCGTTAGGGATGATTATCGTCGGGGGGTGGTACTTCACCCTCGGCTTCGGAGTCATCGTCTTTTTGGGACAACTCGAATATTTCCGAATGGTTCGCGCCAAAGGAATTGCTCCTGCGGCTAAAATTACCATGTTCGTCTCTCAAATCCTACTCATCACTGCGGCGATCGTCCCCAGCCTCACCGATGCAGTTTTTCCCGTAGCAGGAACATTTATTTGTTTTTACTTGCTATTTCAGCCGAAACTTTCTACCATCGCCGATATTTCGACTTCAATTTTGGGCTTATTTTACGGCGGCTGGCTACCTAGTTACTGGGTAAGATTGCGAGTAGGTTTATCCGGTTCCCCCTCCACCTTAATTGCTAGCAACACAACAGAGATTGCCAGCAATAACTTTCTTTTGAACAGCTATTGGCCCCCAGATTGGACAAATTTTAGCACCTTCCCTCAAGCACTAACAGTAACTTTACTAGCATTTGGTTGTATCTGGGCAGCAGATATCGGCGCTTATGCAATGGGTAAATTTTTTGGTCGCACTCGTCTTTCCGAGATCAGTCCCAAAAAGACAGTAGAAGGTGCAATTTTTGGCATTCTCGGTAGTATAATCGTCGCCGAATTAGGAGCTTGGTATCTCAACTGGAATTCTTGGCAACTGAGTGGCATTCTCTTAGGATTACTGATTGGAATTGCTAGTTTGCTAGGAGATTTAACCGAATCAATGATGAAGCGAGACGCAGGCTTAAAAGATTCAGGACAGTTAATTCCCGGACACGGAGGTATTTTAGACCGAACCGACAGTTACGTTTTCACTGCACCATTAGTTTATTACTTCATCACCTTGTTTTTACCCCTCCTACCCCAAACATTGTAA
- the cbiT gene encoding precorrin-6Y C5,15-methyltransferase subunit CbiT, with translation MLWQYVTPGIPDELFERLPGIPLSKREVRLLLISSLRMEAKSVLWDIGAGTGTIPIEIALLCPQTQIVAVERDPEVANLIRRNCDRFNVTNVKVIEGNAPDCLAEIKPLPHRVCFEGGRTVKEILTAVWQLLQPSGRVVATAGNLESLYALSEGFAELQARNIEVVQSSINRLETRGINQTFAAIDPMFILSGEKI, from the coding sequence ATGCTCTGGCAATACGTCACCCCTGGCATACCCGACGAACTTTTCGAGCGTTTGCCCGGTATACCATTAAGTAAGCGAGAAGTACGCTTATTGCTAATTTCTTCTTTACGGATGGAAGCAAAATCAGTTTTGTGGGATATTGGCGCAGGTACTGGTACTATCCCGATCGAAATTGCTTTACTTTGTCCGCAAACACAGATCGTGGCTGTAGAAAGAGATCCCGAAGTAGCTAACCTAATTCGGCGTAACTGCGATCGCTTCAACGTCACCAACGTGAAAGTAATCGAAGGTAACGCCCCAGACTGTCTCGCAGAAATTAAACCATTACCCCACCGAGTCTGCTTTGAAGGCGGACGAACAGTTAAGGAAATATTAACAGCAGTTTGGCAACTCTTACAGCCATCAGGTAGAGTTGTCGCTACCGCAGGTAACTTAGAAAGCTTGTATGCACTTTCTGAAGGATTCGCCGAATTACAAGCACGGAACATCGAAGTAGTACAGTCTTCGATTAATCGTTTAGAGACAAGAGGAATTAATCAAACCTTTGCGGCGATCGATCCGATGTTTATTTTAAGCGGCGAAAAAATCTAA
- the malQ gene encoding 4-alpha-glucanotransferase has protein sequence MDLSRASGILLHPTSLPGRFGIGELGPEAYRFIDFLAESYQQVWQILPLGPTGFGNSPYLSYSALAGNPLLIDLEWLHSEGLLAEEDFGLLPEFGCDRVNYDLVYETKLPLLNQASLNFRAKASPSQREAFEQFCQVHSYWLDDYALFMAIKEAHDGASWHTWDEEIAKRSTTAIAKWQSRLSEEIFRHKYLQFEFYRQWSELKNYANEKGIKIFGDIPIYVAHDSADVWAHPDIFCLDKETGEPALMAGVPPDYFSETGQLWGNPVYNWEQIQKNNFKWWIQRFKATLEYVDIIRIDHFRGFESFWAVPQGEKVAINGEWIEAPGIAFFEILREQLGKLPIVAEDLGEITPEVEALRDRFDFPGMKVLHFAFDSGVDNPFLPFNYTSRNCVIYTGTHDNNTTLGWFNERSPEAQQRVLQYLGCVEPEGINWSLTRLALGSIANLAIFPLQDILGLGTEGKMNTPGKEEGNWSWRYQASALTPELCQRLKDLTYLYRRAPQQITP, from the coding sequence ATGGATCTTTCAAGAGCAAGCGGCATCTTATTACATCCTACTTCTTTACCCGGTCGCTTTGGCATTGGCGAGTTAGGACCGGAAGCATATCGCTTTATTGATTTTTTGGCAGAAAGTTACCAGCAAGTTTGGCAAATTTTGCCTTTGGGACCGACGGGATTTGGCAATTCTCCTTACTTATCCTATTCAGCTTTAGCAGGTAATCCTTTGCTGATCGACTTAGAATGGTTGCATTCAGAAGGACTTCTTGCAGAAGAAGATTTTGGTTTGCTACCAGAATTCGGGTGCGATCGCGTCAACTACGATTTAGTTTACGAAACCAAATTACCTTTACTCAATCAAGCTAGCTTAAATTTTCGGGCAAAAGCATCGCCATCTCAACGAGAAGCATTTGAGCAATTTTGTCAAGTTCATAGTTATTGGCTTGATGACTATGCTTTATTTATGGCAATTAAAGAAGCTCACGACGGTGCAAGCTGGCATACTTGGGATGAAGAGATTGCCAAACGCTCAACTACAGCGATCGCCAAATGGCAGTCTCGCCTGAGTGAAGAAATCTTTCGTCATAAATATCTTCAGTTTGAATTTTACCGTCAATGGTCAGAACTGAAAAACTACGCCAACGAAAAAGGGATTAAAATCTTTGGTGATATTCCCATTTACGTCGCCCATGACAGTGCCGATGTTTGGGCGCATCCCGATATTTTCTGCTTAGACAAAGAAACAGGCGAACCAGCACTCATGGCTGGCGTTCCCCCAGATTACTTTAGCGAAACAGGTCAACTGTGGGGAAATCCAGTTTATAACTGGGAGCAAATCCAAAAAAATAACTTTAAGTGGTGGATACAGCGCTTCAAAGCCACACTCGAATACGTTGACATCATCCGGATCGATCATTTTCGCGGATTTGAATCTTTTTGGGCAGTACCCCAAGGCGAAAAAGTCGCAATTAACGGCGAATGGATCGAAGCACCCGGAATAGCCTTCTTTGAAATACTGCGCGAACAATTAGGAAAACTGCCAATTGTCGCCGAAGACTTAGGAGAAATCACACCCGAAGTCGAAGCCTTACGCGATCGCTTCGATTTTCCCGGCATGAAAGTTTTACATTTTGCCTTTGACTCCGGAGTTGACAATCCTTTTTTACCCTTTAACTACACTTCGCGCAACTGTGTAATTTACACCGGAACTCACGATAACAACACCACTCTCGGCTGGTTTAACGAACGATCCCCCGAAGCCCAACAAAGAGTTTTACAATATCTTGGTTGCGTAGAGCCAGAGGGCATTAATTGGAGTTTAACCCGTCTTGCCCTTGGTTCTATAGCCAATCTAGCCATCTTTCCCTTACAAGACATTTTAGGCTTAGGAACGGAAGGCAAAATGAATACTCCAGGTAAAGAAGAAGGAAACTGGAGTTGGCGTTATCAAGCCTCTGCTTTAACGCCAGAATTGTGCCAGCGACTCAAGGATTTGACTTACCTTTATCGTCGCGCCCCTCAACAAATCACTCCCTAA
- a CDS encoding helix-turn-helix domain-containing protein, whose product MKKKKKQIVNPQEEQLEKLTELGSRLREIRTEQKLSIDEVAARTMIRMRLLKAIEEGRLDLLPEPVYIRGLIKQFADALGLKGGEFARDFPIYPSQPWIKPKWESFRLGQLRPIHLYLLYVVIVVAAVNSLSMTIERSILQVNSVQLEKQSLEPQNQIDTLPQKLDQVNSESKPVVVGVTVKSESWLRIVADGKTEFEGTLEEGTQRTWVADKKLTVLAGNAGGILVAFNDQKAKQLGPPNQVQEVTYQANPKS is encoded by the coding sequence ATGAAGAAAAAAAAGAAGCAAATCGTTAATCCTCAAGAAGAACAACTCGAAAAACTTACAGAACTTGGCTCTCGTCTGCGCGAGATTCGCACTGAACAAAAATTGTCCATCGATGAGGTGGCAGCAAGAACTATGATTCGGATGCGCTTGCTCAAGGCGATTGAAGAAGGCAGACTGGATTTATTGCCGGAACCAGTTTATATTCGAGGGTTAATCAAGCAATTTGCTGATGCTTTGGGCTTGAAAGGAGGAGAATTTGCCAGAGATTTTCCAATTTACCCAAGCCAACCCTGGATTAAGCCAAAGTGGGAGAGTTTTCGTCTCGGTCAGTTGCGACCGATACATCTTTATCTGTTATATGTGGTAATTGTGGTTGCTGCGGTTAATAGTCTTTCGATGACGATTGAGCGTTCTATTTTGCAGGTCAATAGCGTTCAATTAGAAAAGCAGTCTCTCGAACCACAAAATCAGATTGACACGCTGCCACAAAAGTTAGACCAAGTTAATTCTGAATCTAAGCCTGTGGTGGTTGGTGTCACCGTGAAATCCGAATCTTGGCTGCGAATTGTCGCGGATGGCAAGACCGAGTTTGAAGGTACTCTCGAAGAAGGTACTCAACGGACTTGGGTAGCAGATAAGAAATTAACTGTACTCGCTGGTAATGCTGGAGGTATTTTGGTTGCTTTTAACGACCAAAAGGCAAAGCAACTCGGTCCACCAAATCAAGTGCAGGAAGTGACTTATCAAGCTAATCCCAAGTCATGA
- a CDS encoding MFS transporter, with protein sequence MPTQEKEITHEKQEKTEKPILNFFQLWNMSFGFFGIQYGWALQFANTSAIYEYLGAEPEQIPMLWLAAPLSGLIVQPIVGHLSDRTWGFLGRRRPYFLVGAILSSTALILMPNSSTLWMAAGLLWILDTSVNISLEPFRAFVADILPLKQRTQGFAMQSFFIGFGAVVAAISPWLLANFLGVTRAADNQNGIPLTVKISFYLGAAVFLITVLWTIVTTKEYPPEDLAAFRKKNSENGGFFNGVKELFHAYKTMPETMKQLGWVQFFTWLGMFCVLLYFPPAVARYIFGAIDRTSPIYTYGIEWAGICIGVYNGVCFIFSLFLAKVTQLTSRKITHAFCLFCGGAALMSLLFIRDPYLLFIPMICLGLAWASMLAIPYSILADALPAEETGVYLGIFNAFIVIPQIIAALGLGWVMHNFLDNNHLMAVVLGGTLMIVASLLVAGVEDVGEEKEREVVREKLTGES encoded by the coding sequence ATGCCAACTCAGGAAAAAGAAATTACCCACGAAAAGCAAGAAAAAACCGAAAAACCAATTTTAAATTTTTTCCAGCTTTGGAATATGAGCTTTGGCTTTTTTGGTATTCAATATGGTTGGGCTTTACAGTTTGCCAATACCAGTGCTATTTATGAATATTTGGGTGCCGAACCCGAACAAATTCCGATGTTATGGTTGGCTGCTCCTTTAAGTGGCTTAATTGTCCAGCCAATTGTCGGTCATCTCAGCGATCGCACCTGGGGATTTTTAGGAAGAAGACGACCATATTTTTTAGTTGGTGCAATTCTGAGTTCGACTGCTTTAATTTTAATGCCTAATTCTTCCACGCTTTGGATGGCAGCAGGTTTGCTCTGGATTTTAGATACTTCGGTTAATATTAGCTTGGAACCTTTTCGTGCTTTTGTCGCCGATATTTTGCCTCTAAAACAGCGAACGCAGGGCTTTGCAATGCAAAGTTTTTTTATTGGTTTTGGCGCAGTTGTAGCCGCCATTTCTCCTTGGTTGTTGGCGAATTTTTTGGGCGTTACGAGAGCAGCAGATAATCAAAATGGTATTCCTTTGACGGTCAAGATTTCTTTTTATTTAGGGGCTGCTGTTTTTTTGATTACAGTGCTATGGACAATTGTAACTACTAAAGAATATCCGCCAGAAGATTTAGCAGCTTTTCGCAAAAAAAACTCAGAAAATGGCGGATTTTTCAATGGGGTAAAAGAACTTTTTCATGCTTATAAAACTATGCCAGAAACGATGAAACAATTGGGCTGGGTACAGTTTTTTACTTGGCTAGGAATGTTTTGCGTATTGTTATATTTTCCGCCCGCAGTAGCTAGATATATTTTTGGCGCGATCGATCGAACATCACCAATTTATACTTATGGTATTGAATGGGCAGGAATTTGTATTGGAGTTTATAATGGGGTTTGCTTTATTTTTTCCTTATTTTTAGCAAAAGTTACGCAATTAACAAGTAGGAAAATAACTCATGCTTTTTGCTTGTTTTGTGGGGGTGCAGCCTTGATGTCTTTACTCTTTATTCGCGATCCATATTTGTTATTTATTCCGATGATTTGTTTAGGGCTTGCTTGGGCGAGTATGCTAGCAATACCTTACTCGATTTTGGCAGATGCTTTACCTGCGGAAGAAACTGGGGTTTATCTGGGAATTTTTAATGCGTTTATCGTCATTCCCCAAATAATTGCTGCTTTAGGTTTGGGCTGGGTGATGCACAATTTTTTGGATAATAATCACTTAATGGCAGTAGTTTTAGGTGGTACTTTGATGATAGTAGCGTCACTGTTAGTTGCTGGAGTTGAGGACGTAGGTGAGGAGAAAGAAAGAGAAGTTGTCCGGGAAAAGTTGACAGGAGAAAGTTAG
- a CDS encoding LmeA family phospholipid-binding protein: MIDKLLNRALRLWLRTQVERVEQLEVNVGGESRQILSGYIPSVFLAASQAVYQGLHFSEVEVLGKNIRFNLAQVLKRQPLRLLEAVRVYTKLRLAQADLQASLESPLLANALTDLLTGFLTAGGKTVSAQFGENCLVIWEEVVIQTDKLTFQGQITDASGKEISILIRAGLELANSNQLRLDPVQIDTSNSDLGVCLSEYLIDLGTEVEIEQLSLTSGQLFLCGGLTVIPE; the protein is encoded by the coding sequence ATGATTGATAAGTTACTAAATCGGGCTTTACGGCTTTGGTTACGCACGCAAGTTGAGCGGGTTGAACAGTTAGAAGTCAATGTGGGTGGGGAATCTCGCCAAATTCTTAGCGGTTATATTCCTAGTGTTTTCCTGGCAGCTAGTCAAGCTGTTTATCAAGGGCTTCATTTTTCTGAGGTGGAGGTTCTCGGTAAAAATATTCGCTTTAATCTGGCTCAGGTACTTAAACGTCAGCCTTTGCGACTTTTGGAAGCTGTTCGTGTTTATACTAAGCTACGGCTCGCACAAGCGGATCTCCAGGCTTCTTTAGAGTCTCCTTTGTTGGCTAATGCTTTGACTGATTTACTGACTGGGTTTTTAACCGCAGGTGGTAAAACTGTTTCTGCTCAATTTGGGGAAAACTGTCTTGTTATTTGGGAGGAAGTAGTCATTCAGACAGACAAGCTGACTTTCCAAGGTCAAATTACTGATGCTTCAGGTAAAGAAATATCTATCCTGATACGTGCTGGATTAGAATTGGCGAATTCTAACCAGTTACGCCTCGATCCGGTTCAGATTGATACTTCTAACTCGGATTTAGGTGTTTGCTTGTCTGAGTATCTCATTGATTTGGGGACAGAGGTTGAGATTGAACAATTAAGTTTAACTTCTGGTCAGCTTTTTCTTTGTGGCGGTTTGACTGTGATTCCTGAGTAG
- a CDS encoding RidA family protein, translated as MKEVIRTEAAPAPVGPYNQAIAATGKMIFLAGQISLNPKTGEIVGVGDITQQTKQVMTNLEAVLAAAGATWENVVKTTVFLTDLPNFAAMNQVYAQYFNEATAPARACVEVPRLPKDVLVEIECIAMID; from the coding sequence ATGAAAGAAGTTATTCGTACTGAAGCAGCACCTGCACCCGTTGGACCGTATAATCAAGCGATCGCGGCTACAGGAAAAATGATCTTCCTTGCTGGTCAAATTTCCCTCAACCCCAAAACAGGCGAAATTGTCGGTGTGGGAGATATTACCCAGCAAACTAAACAAGTAATGACGAATTTAGAAGCTGTTCTGGCTGCGGCTGGCGCAACTTGGGAAAATGTCGTCAAAACTACGGTTTTTTTGACCGATTTGCCAAATTTTGCCGCAATGAATCAAGTTTATGCCCAATATTTTAACGAAGCAACTGCACCCGCCCGCGCCTGTGTCGAAGTTCCTCGTTTACCAAAAGATGTTCTTGTCGAAATTGAATGTATTGCGATGATTGATTAA
- a CDS encoding NAD(P)H-dependent glycerol-3-phosphate dehydrogenase gives MVNKRNVNTAKTLTVVGAGAWGSTLAQLAAYNVKVRLWSRSSEESLEDAIAGADFILSAVSMQGVRPTIAKLEKLDLSDNLIIISATKGLDPVTTHTPSLLWQEAFPQNAVVVISGPNLSKEIQQELPAATVVASKKQEAVQQVQEIFASEIFRVYANSDPLGTELGGTLKNVMAIAAGVCDGLQLGTNAKAALLTRALPEMVRIGTTLGATVETFFGLSGLGDLLATCSSSLSRNYQVGYGLAQGKSVEQLLTEIEGTAEGVYTTKVVIDLAQQQDISVPISQQVYLLLEGKISPREAVISLMERELKSEFSDLFA, from the coding sequence ATGGTAAATAAGCGAAATGTAAATACTGCAAAGACTTTGACTGTTGTGGGGGCGGGTGCTTGGGGTTCGACTTTAGCGCAACTTGCTGCTTACAATGTTAAGGTACGATTGTGGTCGCGTAGCAGTGAAGAAAGTTTAGAGGATGCGATCGCTGGGGCGGATTTTATTTTATCAGCAGTTTCGATGCAGGGTGTGAGACCGACGATCGCTAAGTTAGAAAAGCTCGATTTGTCAGATAATCTAATTATTATTAGTGCTACAAAAGGCTTAGACCCGGTGACTACTCATACTCCTTCTTTATTGTGGCAAGAAGCTTTTCCTCAGAATGCGGTGGTTGTAATTTCGGGACCTAATTTATCTAAAGAAATTCAACAAGAATTACCTGCGGCGACGGTAGTGGCGAGTAAGAAGCAAGAGGCGGTACAACAAGTACAGGAAATTTTTGCCTCGGAGATATTTCGAGTTTATGCTAATAGCGATCCACTGGGAACCGAATTAGGTGGTACGCTCAAGAATGTAATGGCGATCGCTGCGGGTGTATGTGATGGTTTGCAATTGGGAACTAATGCTAAAGCGGCGCTTTTAACGAGGGCTTTACCTGAAATGGTTCGGATTGGCACTACTTTGGGTGCTACTGTCGAAACTTTTTTCGGTTTATCTGGTTTGGGCGATTTATTAGCCACTTGTAGCAGTTCCCTTTCCCGCAATTATCAAGTTGGCTACGGACTCGCCCAAGGGAAATCTGTAGAACAACTTTTGACAGAAATTGAGGGAACTGCTGAAGGAGTTTATACTACTAAAGTTGTTATCGATCTTGCCCAGCAACAGGATATTTCTGTGCCAATTTCCCAGCAAGTTTATTTACTTCTTGAAGGCAAAATTTCTCCTAGAGAAGCAGTTATTTCTCTTATGGAACGCGAGTTGAAATCGGAGTTTAGCGATTTATTTGCCTAA
- a CDS encoding pseudouridine synthase encodes MQERVQKIISQWGIASRRQAEKMIAAGRVHLNGTVVELGQKADPTKDRLEVDGKLIKSGSRPTLVYILLNKPKSVVSTCRDPQGRTTVIDLLPKKLRYQQGIHPVGRLDADSTGALLLTNDGQLTLCLTHPRYHLPKTYQVWVEGNLPDSVLKAWRQGIILSGQKTLPAEVEVRARSRDKTLLKVVLTEGRNRQIRRVAEQLGLKVRSLHRTAIGPISLQLADEPIVKSGHYRFLKEFEICFLQNQVHLASSTMPADIKENRV; translated from the coding sequence ATGCAGGAACGAGTGCAAAAAATAATTTCCCAATGGGGTATTGCATCGCGCCGCCAAGCTGAGAAAATGATCGCAGCAGGGCGCGTGCATCTCAATGGCACTGTGGTAGAGTTGGGGCAAAAAGCCGATCCCACCAAAGATCGACTTGAAGTGGACGGTAAACTAATTAAATCTGGATCTCGCCCGACCTTAGTTTATATTTTGCTCAATAAACCCAAATCTGTAGTTTCTACTTGCCGCGATCCTCAAGGACGTACTACTGTTATCGATCTATTACCAAAAAAACTACGTTATCAACAAGGCATTCATCCCGTAGGACGCTTAGATGCCGACTCTACTGGAGCTTTGTTACTAACCAACGATGGGCAGTTGACCTTATGTCTCACCCATCCTCGCTATCACCTGCCAAAAACTTATCAGGTCTGGGTAGAAGGTAATTTACCAGATTCTGTACTAAAAGCTTGGCGACAGGGAATAATTTTATCAGGCCAAAAAACTTTGCCCGCAGAAGTTGAAGTTCGAGCACGATCGCGTGACAAAACACTTTTAAAAGTGGTACTAACTGAGGGTAGAAATCGTCAGATTCGTCGCGTAGCCGAACAACTTGGCTTAAAAGTACGATCGCTGCATCGCACGGCAATCGGTCCGATTAGTTTACAACTAGCGGACGAGCCAATCGTAAAATCCGGTCACTATCGTTTTCTCAAAGAGTTTGAAATTTGTTTTCTCCAAAATCAAGTCCATCTAGCATCATCAACTATGCCAGCAGACATCAAGGAGAACCGTGTATGA
- a CDS encoding NUDIX domain-containing protein, giving the protein MAHRNPTPTVDIIIELIDKPHLPIVLIERQNPPHGWALPGGFVDYGESVETAAKREAEEEVSLQVELIEQFQVYSAPDRDPRQHTLSVVFLASAQGEPKANDDAKNLGIFPSWELPKNLCFDHERILRDYWRYRNYGIRPHLTN; this is encoded by the coding sequence TTGGCTCACCGAAATCCTACCCCAACTGTCGATATCATTATCGAACTAATTGACAAACCCCATCTACCGATTGTGTTAATCGAACGTCAAAATCCTCCTCATGGTTGGGCGCTTCCTGGCGGTTTTGTCGATTACGGAGAATCGGTAGAAACCGCAGCTAAACGGGAAGCAGAGGAAGAAGTTAGCCTACAAGTGGAACTAATCGAACAGTTCCAAGTTTACTCTGCCCCCGATCGCGACCCTCGTCAACATACTCTAAGTGTCGTCTTTCTCGCTAGCGCGCAAGGTGAACCCAAAGCTAATGACGATGCGAAAAATCTCGGTATTTTTCCCTCTTGGGAGTTACCCAAAAATCTTTGTTTTGACCACGAGCGCATTTTGCGCGACTATTGGCGTTACCGAAATTATGGCATTCGTCCTCATTTGACAAATTAA
- a CDS encoding aminotransferase class I/II-fold pyridoxal phosphate-dependent enzyme, with translation MPEAKQSKTPILAKLRELANKPHAAFYAPGHKRGQGISQPLAELVGKAVFQADLPELPELDNLFAPEGVIAEAQALAAEAFGASQTWFLVNGSTCGVMAAILATCGAGDKIILPRNIHQSAIAALILSGAVPIFINPEYDPTTDLALSIAPEALEAILNEHPETKAVMMVYPTYHGICGDVRAIATLCHQYHIPLLVDEAHGAHFAFHPELPISALAAGADLAVQSTHKILGAMTQASMLHLKSNLIDAQKISKALQLLQSTSPNYLLLASLDAARQQMALFGQELMSKTLSLADDARKHLKQLENLAIVEPIKQAKLGFETLDKTRLTVLVTQLGLTGFETDEILHKKLGVTAELPMQKHLTFIISLGNTATDIDKLVQGFTTLSKEYQGKENQTVFIPEFPQTKLAMSPREAYFATKKSLPIAETIGCISAETICPYPPGIPVLMPGEIITVSAINYLETVVESGGNITGCSDSSLKKVSIVFV, from the coding sequence ATGCCAGAAGCCAAGCAAAGCAAAACACCAATCTTAGCTAAACTACGAGAATTAGCAAATAAACCCCATGCTGCATTTTACGCCCCAGGACACAAACGGGGACAAGGTATTTCTCAACCCCTAGCAGAATTAGTCGGAAAAGCCGTATTTCAGGCAGATTTACCCGAATTACCCGAATTAGATAACTTATTTGCCCCCGAAGGAGTAATTGCCGAAGCCCAAGCATTAGCAGCCGAGGCTTTTGGTGCATCACAAACTTGGTTTCTTGTCAATGGTTCGACTTGCGGCGTGATGGCAGCAATTTTGGCTACCTGCGGCGCTGGCGATAAGATTATCTTACCGAGAAATATACATCAATCAGCGATCGCGGCTTTAATCCTTTCCGGGGCAGTGCCAATTTTCATTAACCCAGAATACGATCCTACCACCGATCTTGCGCTGAGTATCGCCCCAGAAGCCCTAGAAGCCATCTTAAACGAGCATCCGGAGACAAAAGCTGTAATGATGGTTTACCCAACCTATCACGGAATTTGTGGAGATGTTCGGGCGATCGCCACACTCTGTCACCAATATCATATCCCCTTACTCGTAGACGAAGCCCACGGCGCACATTTTGCCTTTCACCCAGAATTACCTATTTCCGCCCTTGCCGCCGGAGCCGATTTAGCAGTACAGTCAACTCATAAAATTTTAGGCGCCATGACACAAGCATCGATGTTACACCTGAAAAGTAACTTAATTGATGCTCAAAAAATAAGCAAAGCTTTACAACTTTTACAGTCTACCAGTCCCAATTATTTATTACTAGCTTCCCTCGATGCCGCCCGACAACAAATGGCATTATTTGGTCAAGAATTAATGTCAAAAACATTATCTTTAGCTGATGATGCTAGAAAGCATCTAAAGCAACTGGAAAATTTAGCAATTGTCGAACCAATTAAACAAGCTAAACTTGGTTTTGAAACTTTAGATAAAACTAGATTAACAGTGTTAGTTACTCAGTTAGGTTTGACAGGCTTTGAAACCGACGAAATTTTACATAAAAAACTCGGCGTAACTGCGGAATTACCCATGCAGAAACATCTAACTTTTATTATTAGCTTGGGTAACACAGCAACAGACATAGATAAATTAGTTCAAGGATTTACTACTTTAAGCAAAGAATATCAAGGGAAAGAAAATCAGACTGTTTTTATCCCTGAATTTCCCCAAACTAAGCTGGCAATGTCGCCTCGCGAAGCATATTTTGCGACGAAAAAAAGTTTACCTATAGCAGAAACAATTGGCTGCATAAGTGCCGAAACTATTTGTCCTTATCCGCCAGGAATTCCGGTTTTAATGCCAGGAGAAATAATTACAGTATCGGCAATTAATTACTTAGAAACAGTTGTAGAATCCGGTGGTAATATTACAGGATGTAGCGATTCTAGTCTTAAAAAAGTGTCTATTGTTTTTGTCTAA